One Ricinus communis isolate WT05 ecotype wild-type chromosome 1, ASM1957865v1, whole genome shotgun sequence DNA window includes the following coding sequences:
- the LOC8274749 gene encoding iron-sulfur protein NUBPL, translated as MKGFLRPLGRLGGYRCYATSFSRSKLRLEGVKDVIAVASGKGGVGKSTTAVNLAVALATKCQLKVGLLDADVYGPSIPTMMRIDRKPDVTADTKMIPIENYGVKCMSIGFLVEKDAPIVWRGPMVMSALEKMLRGVDWGNLDILVVDMPPGTGDAQLTVSQNLQLSGALIVSTPQDVALIDARRGVKMFSKVQVPILGFIENMSCFKCPHCGEPSYIFGEGGTRKTAASMGYNFIGEIPLEVEIRKSSDEGIPITISLPDSVVSKAYSGAAENVVKRLEELTKEKTFQPEINL; from the exons ATGAAGGGCTTTTTGCGACCTTTAGGC AGGCTCGGAGGTTATAGATGCTACGCGACATCGTTTAGTAGATCAAAGCTAAGGCTTGAAGGTGTTAAGGATGTCATTGCTGTAGCTTCTGGTAAAGGCGGTGTCGGCAAGTCCACTACAGCTG TTAATTTGGCTGTTGCACTTGCTACCAAGTGTCAACTGAAGGTGGGATTGCTTGATGCTGATGTTTATGGACCATCAATTCCAACAATGATGAGGATTGATAGAAAGCCGGATGTTACTGCag ATACAAAGATGATACCAATTGAAAATTATGGCGTTAAATGTATGTCAATAGGATTTCTTGTGGAGAAGGATGCCCCTATTGTATGGAGAGGTCCAATG GTCATGAGTGCTCTTGAGAAAATGCTGCGGGGAGTTGATTGGGGGAATCTTGACATTCTGGTAGTCGATATGCCCCCTGGTACTGGCGACGCACAGCTGACTGTGAGTCAAAATCTGCAATTATCAG GTGCTCTTATTGTCTCGACTCCACAAGATGTTGCGTTAATAGATGCTCGTAGAGGAGTTAAAATGTTCTCTAAAGTTCAAGTTCCA ATTTTGGGATTTATAGAGAACATGAGCTGCTTCAAGTGCCCACATTGTGGTGAACCTTCATATATTTTTGGGGAAGGAGGAACCCGAAAGACAGCTGCTTCAATGGGTTATAATTTTATCGGTGAG ATACCCTTAGAAGTGGAGATCAGAAAAAGCAGCGACGAAGGCATCCCTATAACAATATCTTTACCTGATTCTGTAGTCTCAAAAGCATATAGTGGTGCAGCGGAAAATGTTGTGAAGAGACTTGAGGAATTGACAAAGGAAAAGACATTTCAACCGGAGATTAATTTGTGA
- the LOC8274751 gene encoding probable myosin-binding protein 4 isoform X1 yields the protein MDAFSTSFVEIWKNLQAFLIVLEHAACELFLNCLLLIGAVFSYLLTKFARQCELEIPCILCSRLDHILGDEKSGFYCHLLCNNHRSEISSLFSCCIHGNLADGNSMCEECLLSFTRKSKLNPDMDRLFMGKFGFDLSAYSCQNALMRREFVPGSMGVQLCSCCNKPWKSRQNANKLPLAKPPRSGMTLPKIPLPRRLNHHEGLKKMRERFSGSATPGYLGKFGFGPLSPVGYKELKITSDSESEIPFSDDGEGCSITRRMKEPKEVPPVTLTNIFHFDANMGCDRGQQANQQNYPSALPELISMDDFPALSHGIESTGKSERKFHVSQNNNPSVLSELMSLVDAPSLFSVVKGPLESSQWKSDGPGTNSIANRHEEFLKSVTATAGGGVKVDQVANEVASINPIYMNQSEVLKSTISSIENEESAKEPERLKGDTELFVSKNPSAQGVDSISDKGIPVAHQGHGDELQSIDPSNSNGAQTVQETTSMECGLESNDGSSISEIDGEGENVVGRLKKQIENDRKCISALYKELEEERNASAIAANQAMAMITRLQEEKASLHMEALQYLRMMEEQAEYDVEALEKANDLLAEKEKDIQDMEAEIEYFRLQLSDEPVAETVSDRSHDLKGKSTTLDNSSSTRCAEDVVNVVSSSNDQDNPIDAKSSWTELEDEKFFISQCLKDLERKFRRFAGQDSDSEETVDRGVNKEESLEKANTSILGNGSTSIHPVSGKQNEETDLVNLENEIADLNERLEALENDGNLLEHTVNSLQTGKEGLKFVQEIAHQLQELRKIVMRDRSQFAP from the exons ATGGATGCATTTAGCACTTCGTTTGTTGaaatatggaagaatttgCAGGCTTTTCTGATAGTTCTGGAACATGCAGCTTgtgaattatttttgaattgttTGCTGCTTATTGGTGCTGTATTCTCATACCTGCTGACGAAATTTGCACGCCAATGCGAATTGGAAATACCTTGCATTTTGTGTTCCAGGCTTGATCATATATTGGGCGATGAGAAATCTGGATTTTATTGTCATCTACTGTGTAACAACCATAGATCAGAGATATCATCTCTATTCTCTTGTTGCATTCATGGCAACCTTGCTGATGGTAATAGTATGTGTGAGGAATGTCTTTTGTCATTTACCAGGAAATCCAAATTAAACCCAGATATGGACAGGCTTTTCATGGGTAAGTTTGGGTTTGATCTCAGTGCTTACAGTTGCCAGAATGCACTGATGAGAAGGGAATTTGTTCCTGGTTCTATGGGCGTGCAGTTGTGTTCATGTTGCAATAAGCCTTGGAAATCAAGACAGAATGCTAATAAACTACCTCTGGCAAAACCACCTAGGAGTGGAATGACTCTGCCTAAAATTCCTTTGCCAAGACGTCTAAATCATCATGAGGGCTTAAAGAAGATGAGGGAGAGATTTTCCGGGTCAGCAACACCCGGCTATCTTGGAAAATTTGGTTTTGGTCCCTTGTCTCCTGTTGGATACAAAGAACTCAAGATCACTTCTGATTCAGAGTCAGAAATCCCATTTTCTGATGACGGTGAGGGTTGCAGTATTACTCGTAGAATGAAGGAGCCTAAGGAAGTCCCACCTGTAACTCTTAccaatatttttcattttgatgccAATATGGGTTGTGACCGGGGCCAGCAAGCAAATCAGCAAAACTATCCTTCTGCACTGCCGGAGCTTATTTCTATGGATGATTTTCCTGCTTTATCCCATGGGATTGAATCAACCGGGAAGTCTGAGCGCAAATTTCACGTTTCTCAGAATAACAATCCTTCTGTGCTATCCGAGCTTATGTCTCTAGTTGATGCTCCCTCATTATTCAGTGTTGTCAAAGGTCCTCTTGAATCATCACAATGGAAGT CAGATGGCCCTGGAACAAACAGCATCGCAAATAGGCACGAGGAATTTTTGAAGTCAGTAACGGCAACAGCAGGAGGAGGTGTTAAGGTTGATCAGGTTGCTAACGAAGTGGCGTCTATAAATCCAATTTACATGAATCAATCTGAAGTTTTGAAGTCCACAATTAGCAGTATTGAGAATGAAGAATCTGCCAAGGAACCTGAACGACTTAAAGGAGATACGGAATTGTTCGTCTCTAAAAATCCTTCTGCTCAAGGGGTTGATTCAATATCAGATAAGGGAATCCCGGTTGCTCATCAGGGACATGGTGATGAGTTGCAGAGTATTGATCCTTCCAACTCTAATGGAGCTCAGACGGTTCAAGAAACAACCTCCATGGAGTGCGGTCTCGAATCAAATGATGGAAGCTCTATCAGTGAGATAGATGGTGAAGGTGAAAATGTTGTCGGTCgattaaagaaacaaattgagAATGACAGAAAATGCATAAGTGCTTTGTATAAGGAATTagaggaagaaagaaatgCTTCCGCAATTGCAGCAAATCAGGCAATGGCCATGATCACAAGGTTGCAAGAAGAAAAGGCTTCACTCCATATGGAGGCCCTTCAGTACTTGAGAATGATGGAAGAGCAAGCTGAGTATGATGTAGAGGCATTAGAGAAAGCTAATGATCTCCTGGCTGAGAAGGAAAAAGACATTCAAGATATGGAAGCAGAAATCGAGTATTTCAGGTTACAACTGTCAGATGAGCCAGTGGCGGAGACTGTATCCGACAGAAGCCATGATCTGAAAGGGAAAAGTACAACTTTAGATAATAGTAGCAGCACACGTTGTGCAGAAGATGTTGTTAACGTTGTTTCTAGCTCAAATGACCAGGACAATCCTATTGATGCCAAGTCTTCATGGACAGAACTTGAAGATGAAAAGTTTTTTATTTCACAATGTCTGAAGGATTTGGAGAGGAAGTTTCGTCGATTTGCTGGTCAAGATAGCGACTCTGAAGAAACTGTCGATAGAGGGGTAAACAAGGAAGAGTCTCTTGAAAAGGCTAACACTTCAATTCTTGGGAACGGAAGTACAAGCATTCATCCAGTTTCAGGCAAGCAAAATGAAGAAACTGATTTGGTGAATCTTGAAAATGAAATTGCAGACCTCAATGAAAGACTGGAAGCACTTGAGAATGATGGGAACCTTCTTGAACATACTGTTAACTCTCTCCAAACTGGAAAAGAGGGTCTAAAGTTTGTTCAGGAAATAGCCCATCAACTACAAGAATTGCGAAAAATTGTGATGAGGGACAGATCCCAATTTGCTCCTTGA
- the LOC8274754 gene encoding proteinase inhibitor yields MADCLGKNSWPELVGANGDEAAAAIEKENKYVDAIVLKEGTPVTKDFRCSRVWVWVDENGVVTRTPTIG; encoded by the exons ATGGCGGATTGTCTAG GTAAGAACTCGTGGCCGGAGCTCGTAGGGGCAAATGGGGATGAAGCGGCTGCTGCCATTGAGAAAGAGAACAAATATGTGGACGCTATTGTGCTGAAGGAAGGAACTCCGGTGACTAAAGACTTCAGGTGCAGCAGGGTGTGGGTTTGGGTGGATGAAAATGGTGTGGTCACTCGAACTCCTACGATTGGATAA
- the LOC8274751 gene encoding probable myosin-binding protein 4 isoform X2, with product MDRLFMGKFGFDLSAYSCQNALMRREFVPGSMGVQLCSCCNKPWKSRQNANKLPLAKPPRSGMTLPKIPLPRRLNHHEGLKKMRERFSGSATPGYLGKFGFGPLSPVGYKELKITSDSESEIPFSDDGEGCSITRRMKEPKEVPPVTLTNIFHFDANMGCDRGQQANQQNYPSALPELISMDDFPALSHGIESTGKSERKFHVSQNNNPSVLSELMSLVDAPSLFSVVKGPLESSQWKSDGPGTNSIANRHEEFLKSVTATAGGGVKVDQVANEVASINPIYMNQSEVLKSTISSIENEESAKEPERLKGDTELFVSKNPSAQGVDSISDKGIPVAHQGHGDELQSIDPSNSNGAQTVQETTSMECGLESNDGSSISEIDGEGENVVGRLKKQIENDRKCISALYKELEEERNASAIAANQAMAMITRLQEEKASLHMEALQYLRMMEEQAEYDVEALEKANDLLAEKEKDIQDMEAEIEYFRLQLSDEPVAETVSDRSHDLKGKSTTLDNSSSTRCAEDVVNVVSSSNDQDNPIDAKSSWTELEDEKFFISQCLKDLERKFRRFAGQDSDSEETVDRGVNKEESLEKANTSILGNGSTSIHPVSGKQNEETDLVNLENEIADLNERLEALENDGNLLEHTVNSLQTGKEGLKFVQEIAHQLQELRKIVMRDRSQFAP from the exons ATGGACAGGCTTTTCATGGGTAAGTTTGGGTTTGATCTCAGTGCTTACAGTTGCCAGAATGCACTGATGAGAAGGGAATTTGTTCCTGGTTCTATGGGCGTGCAGTTGTGTTCATGTTGCAATAAGCCTTGGAAATCAAGACAGAATGCTAATAAACTACCTCTGGCAAAACCACCTAGGAGTGGAATGACTCTGCCTAAAATTCCTTTGCCAAGACGTCTAAATCATCATGAGGGCTTAAAGAAGATGAGGGAGAGATTTTCCGGGTCAGCAACACCCGGCTATCTTGGAAAATTTGGTTTTGGTCCCTTGTCTCCTGTTGGATACAAAGAACTCAAGATCACTTCTGATTCAGAGTCAGAAATCCCATTTTCTGATGACGGTGAGGGTTGCAGTATTACTCGTAGAATGAAGGAGCCTAAGGAAGTCCCACCTGTAACTCTTAccaatatttttcattttgatgccAATATGGGTTGTGACCGGGGCCAGCAAGCAAATCAGCAAAACTATCCTTCTGCACTGCCGGAGCTTATTTCTATGGATGATTTTCCTGCTTTATCCCATGGGATTGAATCAACCGGGAAGTCTGAGCGCAAATTTCACGTTTCTCAGAATAACAATCCTTCTGTGCTATCCGAGCTTATGTCTCTAGTTGATGCTCCCTCATTATTCAGTGTTGTCAAAGGTCCTCTTGAATCATCACAATGGAAGT CAGATGGCCCTGGAACAAACAGCATCGCAAATAGGCACGAGGAATTTTTGAAGTCAGTAACGGCAACAGCAGGAGGAGGTGTTAAGGTTGATCAGGTTGCTAACGAAGTGGCGTCTATAAATCCAATTTACATGAATCAATCTGAAGTTTTGAAGTCCACAATTAGCAGTATTGAGAATGAAGAATCTGCCAAGGAACCTGAACGACTTAAAGGAGATACGGAATTGTTCGTCTCTAAAAATCCTTCTGCTCAAGGGGTTGATTCAATATCAGATAAGGGAATCCCGGTTGCTCATCAGGGACATGGTGATGAGTTGCAGAGTATTGATCCTTCCAACTCTAATGGAGCTCAGACGGTTCAAGAAACAACCTCCATGGAGTGCGGTCTCGAATCAAATGATGGAAGCTCTATCAGTGAGATAGATGGTGAAGGTGAAAATGTTGTCGGTCgattaaagaaacaaattgagAATGACAGAAAATGCATAAGTGCTTTGTATAAGGAATTagaggaagaaagaaatgCTTCCGCAATTGCAGCAAATCAGGCAATGGCCATGATCACAAGGTTGCAAGAAGAAAAGGCTTCACTCCATATGGAGGCCCTTCAGTACTTGAGAATGATGGAAGAGCAAGCTGAGTATGATGTAGAGGCATTAGAGAAAGCTAATGATCTCCTGGCTGAGAAGGAAAAAGACATTCAAGATATGGAAGCAGAAATCGAGTATTTCAGGTTACAACTGTCAGATGAGCCAGTGGCGGAGACTGTATCCGACAGAAGCCATGATCTGAAAGGGAAAAGTACAACTTTAGATAATAGTAGCAGCACACGTTGTGCAGAAGATGTTGTTAACGTTGTTTCTAGCTCAAATGACCAGGACAATCCTATTGATGCCAAGTCTTCATGGACAGAACTTGAAGATGAAAAGTTTTTTATTTCACAATGTCTGAAGGATTTGGAGAGGAAGTTTCGTCGATTTGCTGGTCAAGATAGCGACTCTGAAGAAACTGTCGATAGAGGGGTAAACAAGGAAGAGTCTCTTGAAAAGGCTAACACTTCAATTCTTGGGAACGGAAGTACAAGCATTCATCCAGTTTCAGGCAAGCAAAATGAAGAAACTGATTTGGTGAATCTTGAAAATGAAATTGCAGACCTCAATGAAAGACTGGAAGCACTTGAGAATGATGGGAACCTTCTTGAACATACTGTTAACTCTCTCCAAACTGGAAAAGAGGGTCTAAAGTTTGTTCAGGAAATAGCCCATCAACTACAAGAATTGCGAAAAATTGTGATGAGGGACAGATCCCAATTTGCTCCTTGA
- the LOC8274753 gene encoding inhibitor of trypsin and hageman factor, whose product MADICTDPGKRSWPELVGIKGEVAVEIIVQENPKVGATIVKEGMMVTMDFRCDRVRVWVDKYGIVKDVPHIG is encoded by the exons ATGGCAGACATATGCACTG ATCCTGGGAAAAGATCATGGCCGGAGCTAGTCGGAATCAAAGGAGAAGTGGCGGTGGAAATCATCGTCCAAGAAAACCCTAAAGTTGGTGCTACGATAGTGAAGGAAGGAATGATGGTGACAATGGATTTCCGTTGCGACAGGGTTCGTGTTTGGGTCGATAAGTACGGAATTGTCAAGGACGTTCCTCATATTGGTTAG
- the LOC8274752 gene encoding cytochrome P450 94A2: MSVVELLLSLFLLIFSLIFIYFTITRYGDSKRSLPIHIPKSYPLIGSSFAIKSNFDRRVQWTSDILQTLPSATFVLHRPMGHRQIFTGNPANVQHILKTHFHLYQKGPFTRYTLFDFLGNGIFNADGNTWKFQRKVASHEFSTKSLRKFVEIVVDTEISQRLVPILSAAAANKTVLDLQDILQRFTFDSICKIAFGYDPAYLLPSLPPAPFADAFEESIRIISDRFNCAFPILWKIRKLLGVGSEKRLTETMSQVRDFAKNIVKEKKQELAKNSSLESVDLLSRFLSSGISDETFVTDVVISFILAGRDTTSAALTWFFWLISRNPQVETEIFKEIQENTEAPIFEEVKDMIYTHASLCETMRLYPPVPVDSKTAIGNDVLPDGTPVKKGTRVTYHPYAMGRLEALWGADWVDFRPERWLLQQDGARKKWSFVGRDPFTYPVFQAGPRVCLGKEMAFLQMKRVVSGVLSKFKVVPAMEDGHEPVYIADFTNKMRGGFPVRIEERRNN, translated from the coding sequence ATGTCTGTAGTTGAGCTTCTGCTCTCACTTTTCCTTctcattttctctttaattttcaTCTACTTCACAATCACAAGATACGGCGATTCTAAAAGATCTTTACCCATCCACATCCCTAAATCTTACCCTTTAATCGGTTCTTCATTTGCTATCAAGTCGAACTTCGACCGACGCGTTCAATGGACGTCAGATATTCTCCAGACCTTGCCTTCTGCGACGTTTGTCCTCCACCGCCCAATGGGCCACCGCCAGATCTTCACAGGGAACCCTGCCAATGTCCAACACATACTCAAGACTCACTTCCATCTTTACCAGAAAGGTCCTTTTACTCGTTACACtctctttgattttcttggcaatGGCATATTCAACGCTGATGGTAACACATGGAAATTTCAGAGAAAAGTTGCTAGCCATGAGTTCAGCACTAAGTCTCTACGCAAATTTGTTGAGATTGTTGTCGACACCGAAATCTCTCAACGATTAGTTCCAATCCTCTCTGCAGCTGCTGCCAATAAAACAGTTCTTGATTTGCAGGACATTCTTCAAAGATTTACTTTTGACAGTATTTGCAAGATTGCTTTTGGGTATGATCCTGCATATTTATTGCCATCTCTACCACCGGCACCATTTGCAGATGCTTTTGAAGAGAGTATTAGAATAATCAGCGACAGATTCAATTGTGCATTCCCTATATTATGGAAAATCAGGAAGCTTTTAGGTGTTGGGTCTGAAAAAAGACTCACAGAAACCATGTCCCAAGTACGCGACTTTGCTAAGAACATTGTCaaggaaaagaaacaagaacTCGCGAAAAATTCATCCCTCGAATCTGTTGATCTTTTATCAAGATTCTTGAGCTCTGGAATTTCTGATGAGACATTTGTTACTGATGTTGTCATCAGCTTTATATTAGCTGGCCGCGACACTACATCTGCGGCTTTAACATGGTTTTTCTGGTTAATCTCTCGTAACCCACAAGTCGAGACAGAGATTTTTAAGGAAATACAGGAGAATACAGAGGCACCCATTTTCGAAGAAGTAAAGGATATGATATACACTCATGCTTCTTTATGCGAGACCATGAGACTGTACCCTCCAGTTCCTGTGGATTCCAAAACGGCAATAGGCAATGACGTTTTGCCTGACGGGACGCCAGTGAAGAAGGGAACTAGAGTCACATACCATCCTTATGCAATGGGGAGGTTGGAGGCGCTGTGGGGTGCGGACTGGGTTGACTTCAGGCCGGAGAGGTGGCTGCTGCAGCAAGATGGAGCGAGAAAGAAATGGAGTTTCGTTGGAAGAGACCCTTTCACTTACCCGGTGTTTCAGGCAGGGCCAAGAGTTTGTTTAGGTAAAGAGATGGCATTCTTGCAAATGAAGAGGGTGGTTTCAGGAGTTTTAAGTAAGTTTAAGGTTGTGCCAGCTATGGAGGATGGTCATGAGCCGGTGTATATTGCTGATTTTACTAATAAGATGAGAGGTGGCTTTCCGGTGAGGATTGAGGAAAGGAGAAATAactaa
- the LOC8274750 gene encoding cytochrome P450 94A1, translating into MLTELSLSFFFILLSIFFIFKTPKSKKSVSANLPKPYPIIGNYLDIKANWNRRFQWTSDLLQNSPSATYVIHRPLGGRWIVTGNPANVQHILKTHFHLYQKGHTFRSALFDFLGNGIFNVDGDTWKFQRQVASHEFNTKSLRKFVETVVDTELIQRLIPFLSAAAENGTVLDFQDILQRFAFDNICKIAFGYDPAYLLPSLPQAKFAQAFEDGVRISSDRFNSPFWRIKRAFNIGSEKKLQEAISQVRDFAAHVVEEKKQELKENSSLESVDLLSRFLSSGHSDETFVIDIVISFILAGRDTTSAALAWFFWLINKNPQVETRILEEINEKSEMPIFEEVKDMVYTHASLCESMRLYPPVPTDSKLAIGDDVLPDGTVVTKGSRVTYHPYAMGRLEMLWGADWADFKPERWLERDIVNEKWNFVGRDAYTYPVFQAGPRICLGKEMAFLQMKRVVAGVLSKFKVVPAFEDGFEPELVAYLTAKMDGGFPVRIVERAK; encoded by the coding sequence ATGTTAACAGAACTCTCActgtcatttttctttatacttCTCTCAatattcttcatcttcaaaaCCCCCAAATCCAAGAAATCAGTCTCAGCTAATCTCCCTAAGCCGTACCCGATTATCGGCAACTATCTTGATATAAAAGCAAACTGGAACCGCCGTTTCCAATGGACATCTGATTTGCTCCAAAACTCACCTTCTGCAACATATGTGATTCATCGCCCTCTAGGTGGCCGCTGGATCGTAACAGGCAACCCAGCCAATGTTCAACACATACTCAAGACTCACTTTCATCTCTACCAGAAAGGTCACACCTTTCGCAGCGCtctatttgattttcttggcaatGGGATCTTTAATGTTGATGGCGATACTTGGAAATTCCAAAGACAAGTTGCTAGCCATGAATTCAACACCAAGTCATTACGTAAATTTGTTGAAACTGTTGTCGATACTGAGCTCATTCAACGACTAATCCCATTCCTCTCAGCCGCCGCCGAAAATGGAACTGTTCTTGATTTTCAAGATATTCTACAAAGATTTGCTTTTGATAACATATGCAAGATCGCTTTTGGATACGATCCCGCTTATCTGTTGCCATCACTTCCACAGGCAAAGTTTGCACAAGCTTTTGAGGATGGTGTCAGGATAAGCAGTGACAGGTTCAATTCACCATTCTGGCGAATCAAAAGAGCTTTCAATATTGGATCAGAAAAAAAACTCCAAGAAGCCATTTCTCAAGTGCGAGATTTTGCGGCGCACGTGGTGGaggaaaagaaacaagaacTTAAAGAAAACTCATCGCTCGAATCTGTTGATCTCTTATCAAGATTCTTGAGCTCTGGCCATTCAGATGAGACATTTGTTATCGATATCGTCATCAGTTTTATATTAGCAGGCCGCGATACAACATCTGCAGCACTAGCATGGTTTTTCTGgttgataaataaaaaccCACAAGTAGAAACCAGGATTCTTGAAGAAATAAATGAGAAGTCAGAGATGCCGATTTTTGAAGAAGTGAAAGACATGGTATACACTCATGCTTCTTTATGCGAAAGCATGAGGCTCTATCCTCCAGTTCCAACTGATTCCAAACTCGCTATCGGCGACGATGTTTTGCCAGACGGTACTGTGGTGACAAAAGGATCAAGAGTTACATATCATCCATATGCTATGGGAAGATTAGAAATGCTATGGGGTGCGGACTGGGCTGATTTTAAGCCAGAGAGGTGGCTTGAGAGAGATATAGTGAATGAAAAATGGAATTTTGTGGGGAGAGATGCGTATACTTATCCGGTGTTTCAAGCTGGGCCAAGGATTTGTCTGGGTAAAGAAATGGCCTTCTTGCAAATGAAGAGGGTTGTTGCTGGTGTTTTAAGTAAGTTTAAGGTGGTGCCAGCGTTTGAGGATGGTTTTGAGCCGGAGTTAGTTGCATATCTCACGGCTAAGATGGACGGTGGCTTTCCTGTCAGGATTGTGGAGAGGGCCAAGTAA